The genomic window TGATCATGTCCTTGTCGGGGCAGTGGAACAATACGGTGACGTGCTTGGATACATTTATGGTTCCAAATTGGCGCAGGCAATTGACGGCAGGATAAAGCCATTCAATTTTAATCCGGCTTACAGTATTCCCGGTGAGGGCGCTGTCTTCTTTCTGGTAAGCAACGAAGATTCTGAAAATGTATTTTGCAAGGTTGAAGACATAACGACTCGTCATTCCCGCGAAAGCGGGAATCCAGCCCCCATTCGGGCAGATTTAAACATCATTGACACCGATGGAATGTTAGCTGACGAATCCGTTTATGTGTCATCCCTCTCTCCTGAAATTCCCACGGCTGCTTATTCACCAATATTTGGCAGCATGATGATAGGCAGCGCCTTCAACTGCGCCGCAGGGGCATTGATGCTTAAGAAACAATTGTGCTATGCAAACCCGGTATCCGATAATCCGCATAGCGTAAACCTCCTTGATGAGACGAAAAACTCCCGCATTGAATTCATCCGGTGCATCAGATATAATTGCCTGAACGAAAAAGCTGTAATCCAACTACGTGCAAAATAACGAGGGGACAAATTGGGGAGAACAGAAAAGCTGCTTGATAAGATCAAGGCAAATCCAAAGCATGTAAGATTTGAGGACTTAGTGAAGGTCTTAAAACACAAAGGCTATGATATAATAAACGTCAAAGGAAGCCATTATTCTTTCTCTAATGGGGCAACGACCTTAACTTTAGTGAGACCACACGGCAGCCATACGTTTTGCCATGTGCAGGATGTTAAGGAGGTAATAAAGAGATGTTTACAATAGAAGATTATGAAATTGTAATAACCCCTTCGACAGACAAAGAAGAGCACTGGCTTTATGTCAGGTTCCCTGATATACCTGAAATACTCACAGGTGGAAGCACTATAGATGAAGCAATCGCGAATGCCAAAGAGGCCTTCGCCTGTCATACAGAGGCATTGCAAAAGCAGGGGAAAGAACTGCCTGCGCCTTCAGCAAAAAAAGTCTGCGCCTGAGTTTCTTAATGACACTACAAAACATTCAGGACAAATTAACTCAGGGGATCGCCGCTATCATATCGAAAGACGCGGCCTCAATTGGCGCTGACACGCCTTTTCATAAACTTGGCATTGACTCGCTGGGGCTTGTTGAGGTCCTTG from Nitrospirota bacterium includes these protein-coding regions:
- a CDS encoding beta-ketoacyl synthase chain length factor is translated as MNINGIGTVFTRGRGVDCFENALKEGWQRPDEIEIKGRKSFVYQVGLQTMSDKSLLKKMRRADKLSKMAVLAAADAFTNCGIENTNKKTIGIITATAFGAHMTTFDFLNDILDYGEANVSPTTFSNSVHNAAASYISSALNIQGPALTVTQFFFSFHSALQLAKAWLEEKRCDHVLVGAVEQYGDVLGYIYGSKLAQAIDGRIKPFNFNPAYSIPGEGAVFFLVSNEDSENVFCKVEDITTRHSRESGNPAPIRADLNIIDTDGMLADESVYVSSLSPEIPTAAYSPIFGSMMIGSAFNCAAGALMLKKQLCYANPVSDNPHSVNLLDETKNSRIEFIRCIRYNCLNEKAVIQLRAK
- a CDS encoding type II toxin-antitoxin system HicA family toxin, yielding MGRTEKLLDKIKANPKHVRFEDLVKVLKHKGYDIINVKGSHYSFSNGATTLTLVRPHGSHTFCHVQDVKEVIKRCLQ
- a CDS encoding type II toxin-antitoxin system HicB family antitoxin, producing MFTIEDYEIVITPSTDKEEHWLYVRFPDIPEILTGGSTIDEAIANAKEAFACHTEALQKQGKELPAPSAKKVCA
- a CDS encoding acyl carrier protein; amino-acid sequence: MTLQNIQDKLTQGIAAIISKDAASIGADTPFHKLGIDSLGLVEVLVFIEKTFNLKLIESGLEKKDFGTIHSLASFIHKKL